One genomic region from Vitis riparia cultivar Riparia Gloire de Montpellier isolate 1030 chromosome 17, EGFV_Vit.rip_1.0, whole genome shotgun sequence encodes:
- the LOC117904348 gene encoding pentatricopeptide repeat-containing protein At1g74630, with protein MNHTQHLCSSLLTNCRSLKNLKQVHAYVCKTGLDTDPIIAGKLLLHSAVSVPDALDYARRLFLHFPNPDVFMHNTLIRGLAESDTPQNSLITFVEMRRRLTAPLDSFSFAFLLKAAASYRSLESGIQLHCQAIVHGLDTHLFVGTTLVSMYAECGFVAFAKKVFEEMFEPNVVAWNAVVTACFRCGDVKGADMMFNRMPFRNLTSWNVMLAGYTKAGELELARKLFLEMPVKDDVSWSTMIVGFAHNGFFYEAFGFFRELQQVGMRPNEVSLTGVLSACADAGAIEFGKILHGFIEKSGFLWMVSVNNALLDTYSKCGNVGMARLVFERMPEKRSIVSWTSMIAGLAMHGYGEEAIQLFHEMEESGIRPDGIAFISILYACSHAGLIEKGYEYFYKMKDIYNIEPAIEHYGCMVDLYGRAGQLDKAYEFIIHMPVLPTAIIWRTLLGACSIHGNVKLAERVKERLSELDPNNSGDHVLLSNIYAIAGKWKDVAAVRRSMTDQRMNKTPGWSMIEVDKIMYSFVAGEVQNSITEEAYEKLKEIMLKLRVEGCYIPEVGSVLHDIEEEEKEDSVSRHSEKLAVAFGIARLCKGSIIRIVKNLRVCRDCHTVMKLISKVYGLEIVVRDRSRFHSFKTGSCSCKDYW; from the coding sequence ATGAACCATACCCAACATCTCTGCAGTTCTTTGTTGACAAACTGTAGGAGCCTCAAGAACCTCAAGCAAGTCCACGCCTATGTATGCAAGACCGGCCTCGACACCGATCCCATCATCGCTGGAAAACTCCTCCTCCATTCCGCCGTCTCCGTCCCGGATGCGCTCGACTATGCTCGCcgccttttccttcattttcccaATCCAGATGTTTTCATGCACAATACCCTCATCCGAGGTCTCGCTGAGTCTGATACTCCACAAAACTCCCTCATTACATTCGTTGAAATGCGTCGCCGATTGACAGCGCCGCTTGATAGTTTCTCGTTTGCTTTCCTTCTCAAAGCGGCTGCGAGTTATCGGTCTCTGGAATCTGGGATTCAGTTGCATTGTCAAGCTATTGTGCATGGACTCGATACCCATCTCTTTGTTGGGACCACTCTTGTAAGTATGTACGCGGAATGCGGATTTGTCGCTTTTGCGAAGAAGGTGTTTGAGGAAATGTTTGAACCAAATGTTGTTGCTTGGAATGCGGTGGTTACTGCGTGTTTTAGGTGCGGAGATGTGAAGGGTGCAGATATGATGTTTAATAGAATGCCTTTTAGGAACTTGACCTCGTGGAATGTCATGCTTGCTGGGTACACCAAAGCTGGTGAGCTTGAGCTTGCGAGGAAATTGTTCTTGGAGATGCCCGTGAAGGATGATGTCTCGTGGAGTACTATGATTGTTGGGTTTGCtcataatggttttttttatgagGCTTTTGGTTTTTTCAGGGAGTTGCAGCAGGTGGGAATGCGACCCAATGAGGTGAGCTTGACAGGGGTCCTTTCTGCATGTGCAGATGCTGGCGCAATCGAGTTTGGGAAGATCCTACATGGGTTTATAGAGAAATCTGGTTTTCTTTGGATGGTTTCTGTGAATAATGCACTCTTGGATACATATTCTAAATGCGGAAATGTGGGCATGGCTCGATTGGTTTTTGAGAGAATGCCAGAGAAAAGAAGTATTGTTTCATGGACTTCAATGATAGCAGGGCTTGCTATGCATGGGTACGGTGAAGAAGCAATACAACTTTTCCATGAGATGGAGGAATCAGGGATAAGGCCTGACGGGATTGCCTTCATTTCCATTCTATATGCTTGTAGTCATGCTGGATTGATTGAAAAAGGGTATgagtatttttataaaatgaaggACATATATAATATAGAACCAGCCATTGAGCATTATGGTTGTATGGTTGATCTGTATGGTCGTGCTGGTCAGCTAGATAAGGCTTATGAATTCATAATCCATATGCCTGTTTTGCCAACTGCCATTATTTGGAGGACACTTCTTGGGGCTTGCAGCATTCACGGAAATGTTAAATTGGCAGAGCGTGTAAAGGAAAGGCTTTCTGAGCTTGATCCCAATAACTCTGGTGACCATGTTCTGTTGTCAAATATATATGCAATTGCAGGGAAATGGAAGGATGTTGCTGCTGTGAGAAGATCAATGACTGATCAGAGGATGAATAAAACCCCTGGTTGGAGCATGATTGAAGTTGACAAAATCATGTATAGTTTTGTGGCAGGTGAAGTACAGAATAGTATTACAGAAGAGGCTTATGAGAAGCTAAAAGAAATAATGTTGAAGCTTAGGGTTGAAGGGTGTTACATTCCAGAGGTTGGGAGTGTTTTACATGacatagaagaagaagaaaaagaagattcaGTTTCTAGGCACAGTGAGAAGCTTGCTGTTGCTTTTGGGATAGCAAGATTGTGCAAGGGAAGTATCATAAGAATAGTGAAGAACTTGAGGGTTTGCAGGGACTGTCATACTGTGATGAAACTGATATCTAAGGTGTATGGATTGGAGATTGTGGTGAGGGATAGAAGTCGGTTTCACTCCTTTAAAACTGGGTCTTGCTCCTGCAAAGATTACTGGTGA
- the LOC117904997 gene encoding glutathione S-transferase U9-like, translated as MEEENQIKLHGMWGSTFTKRVELALKLKGIPYEYIEEDLSNKSQLVLKYNPVHKKVPVLVHNGKPIIESLIILEYIDETWKNAPRLLPDDPYERAKVLFWASFLHQQLFEDMGRVITSDGEAQEKATKDLFEKLTILEEGMKEFFPGGTPSINGENMGLLDILMYALFGPYKAHEEVLEMKTIDPERNPLLFSWVMALTELPVVKESTPPHEKLVALVQFIRENALQSCVA; from the exons ATGGAAGAGGAAAACCAAATTAAGCTACATGGAATGTGGGGTAGCACTTTCACTAAGAGGGTAGAGCTGGCCCTCAAACTTAAGGGCATACCCTATGAATATATTGAAGAAGATTTGAGCAACAAGAGCCAATTGGTCCTCAAGTACAATCCTGTTCACAAGAAGGTTCCTGTCCTTGTTCACAATGGAAAACCCATCATTGAGTCTCTcatcattcttgaatatatcGATGAAACCTGGAAGAATGCTCCCCGGTTGCTGCCTGATGACCCCTATGAAAGAGCCAAAGTTCTCTTCTGGGCCAGTTTTCTCCATCAACAG TTGTTTGAGGATATGGGTCGAGTAATCACATCTGATGGAGAAGCACAAGAGAAAGCCACAAAAGACTTGTTTGAGAAGCTGACAATTTTGGAAGAGGGAATGAAGGAATTCTTTCCAGGGGGCACTCCTTCCATTAATGGTGAAAACATGGGACTCCTGGACATTCTAATGTATGCATTATTTGGTCCGTACAAAGCTCATGAAGAAGTCCTGGAAATGAAGACGATCGACCCAGAAAGGAACCCACTGTTATTCTCATGGGTGATGGCTCTAACGGAGCTACCTGTGGTGAAAGAGTCAACCCCTCCTCATGAGAAGCTCGTGGCCCTTGTTCAGTTTATCAGAGAGAATGCTCTTCAGTCCTGTGTGGCTTGA
- the LOC117904109 gene encoding glutathione S-transferase U9-like, protein MEFASGPLFEDMGRVITSDGEAQEKATKDLFEKLTVLEEGIKEFFPGGTPSINGEILGLLDILMCALFGPYKAHEEVLGMKMIDPERNPLLFSWVMAITELPVVKESTPPHENLVALVQFIRQNALQSCVA, encoded by the exons ATGGAGTTCGCTTCTGGGCCA TTGTTTGAGGATATGGGTCGAGTAATCACATCTGATGGAGAAGCACAAGAGAAAGCCACAAAGGACTTGTTTGAGAAGCTGACAGTTTTGGAAGAGGGAATAAAGGAATTCTTTCCAGGGGGCACTCCTTCCATTAATGGTGAAATTTTGGGACTCCTGGACATTCTAATGTGTGCATTATTTGGTCCGTACAAAGCTCATGAAGAAGTCCTGGGAATGAAGATGATCGACCCAGAAAGGAACCCACTGTTATTCTCATGGGTGATGGCTATAACGGAGCTACCTGTGGTGAAGGAGTCAACCCCTCCTCATGAGAACCTCGTGGCCCTTGTTCAGTTTATCAGACAGAATGCTCTTCAGTCCTGTGTGGCTTGA
- the LOC117905009 gene encoding glutathione S-transferase U9-like — MGEENKVTLYGMWASPFVKRVEIALKIKGIPYEYVEEDLKNKSQLLLQYNPVHKKVPVLVHNGKPIAESLVILEYIEETWKNGPKILPEDPYERAKVRFWASFIQQQLLDSLVSAAKSSGEAHEKAMKEAFEKLTVFEEGMKGFFPSGTPHFEDENIGFLDIVLCSLFGPHKAQEEAHGLKIIDPERHPLVYSWVTALNEVPAVKESLPPHDKMVALIQFLRRNAPH; from the exons ATGGGAGAGGAAAACAAAGTGACGTTATATGGAATGTGGGCTAGCCCTTTCGTCAAGAGGGTTGAAATTGCCCTCAAAATTAAAGGCATACCTTATGAGTATGTAGAAGaagatttgaaaaacaaaagccAGTTGCTCCTCCAGTACAATCCTGTCCACAAAAAGGTTCCTGTACTTGTCCACAATGGAAAACCCATTGCTGAATCATTGGTCATCCTTGAATATATTGAAGAAACCTGGAAGAATGGTCCTAAAATTCTTCCTGAGGATCCCTATGAAAGGGCCAAAGTTCGCTTCTGGGCTAGCTTTATCCAGCAACAG TTATTGGATAGCTTGGTCTCAGCAGCAAAAAGCAGTGGGGAAGCGCATGAGAAAGCCATGAAGGAAGCGTTTGAGAAACTGACTGTTTTTGAAGAGGGAATGAAAGGCTTCTTTCCAAGTGGCACTCCTCATTTTGAAGATGAGAATATTGGTTTCCTGGACATTGTATTGTGTTCGCTGTTTGGCCCCCACAAAGCTCAAGAAGAAGCCCATGGTCTGAAGATCATTGATCCAGAAAGGCATCCACTGGTATACTCTTGGGTGACAGCTTTGAATGAAGTACCAGCGGTGAAAGAGTCTCTTCCTCCTCATGACAAGATGGTGGCATTGATTCAGTTTCTTAGGCGAAATGCCCCTCACTGA
- the LOC117905024 gene encoding glutathione S-transferase U9-like: MGEENKVTLYGMWASPFVKRVEIALKIKGIPYEYVEEDLKNKSQLLLQYNPVHKKVPVLVHNGKPIAESLVILEYIEETWKNGPKILPEDPYERAKVRFWASFIQQQFFDSTVPAAKSSGEAHEKAMKEMFEKLTVFEEGMKDFFPSGTPHFEDENIGFLDIVLCSLFGPHKAQEEALGLKIIDPERHPLVYSWVIALNEVPAVKESLPPHDKMVAFIQFLMRNAPH, encoded by the exons ATGGGAGAGGAAAACAAAGTGACGTTATATGGAATGTGGGCTAGCCCTTTCGTCAAGAGGGTTGAAATTGCCCTCAAAATTAAAGGCATACCTTATGAGTATGTAGAAGaagatttgaaaaacaaaagccAGTTGCTCCTCCAGTACAATCCTGTCCACAAAAAGGTTCCTGTACTTGTCCACAATGGAAAACCCATTGCTGAATCATTGGTCATCCTTGAATATATTGAAGAAACCTGGAAGAATGGTCCTAAAATTCTTCCTGAGGATCCCTATGAAAGGGCCAAAGTTCGCTTCTGGGCTAGCTTTATCCAGCAACAG TTTTTTGATAGCACGGTCCCAGCAGCAAAAAGCAGTGGGGAAGCGCATGAGAAAGCCATGAAGGAAATGTTTGAGAAACTGACTGTTTTTGAAGAGGGAATGAAGGACTTCTTTCCAAGTGGCACTCCTCATTTTGAAGATGAGAATATTGGTTTCCTGGACATTGTATTGTGTTCGCTGTTTGGCCCCCACAAAGCTCAAGAAGAAGCCCTTGGTCTGAAGATCATTGACCCAGAAAGGCATCCACTGGTATACTCTTGGGTGATAGCTTTGAATGAAGTACCAGCGGTGAAAGAGTCTCTTCCTCCTCATGACAAGATGGTGGCATTTATTCAGTTTCTTATGCGAAACGCCCCTCACTGA